The window TCCGCCTCGAAGGCAAGCCCGTGCATTTCCGCTCGCCCATGGACGCGCGCAAAGCCGGGATCGAGACGGTCTACCAGAACCTCGCCCTGTCGCCGGCGCTCTCGATCGCCGACAACATGTTTCTCGGCCGCGAGATCCGCAAGCCGGGCATCATGGGCAAGTGGTTCCGCTCGCTCGACCGGGCGGCCATGGAGAAACAGGCGCGGGACAAGCTGTCGGAACTCGGCCTGATGACCATCCAGAACATCAACCAGGCGGTGGAAACGCTCTCGGGCGGCCAGCGTCAGGGCGTCGCCGTCGCACGGGCGGCCGCCTTCGGGTCGAAGGTCGTCATCATGGACGAGCCCACCGCCGCACTCGGCGTCAAGGAAAGCAGGCGCGTGCTGGAACTGATCCTCGACGTCCGCCGCCGCGGCCTGCCGATCGTGCTGATCTCGCACAATATGCCGCACGTCTTCGAGGTCGCGGACCGGATCCACATCCACCGCCTCGGCCGCCGGCTCTGCATCATCGATCCGAAGGAACATACCATGTCGGACGCGGTCGCCTTCATGACCGGCGCGAAAGCACCTCCGGGCGAGGCGCGGGCGGCATGAACCTGCAGTCCTTGCGGGACGAAATCCTGAAACGGGCGGCGCATGCCGGCCGTTTCATCGTTGCCATTGCCGGTCCACCCGGGTCCGGTAAGTCGACGCTTTCGGAAACGCTGGCCGTGTCAATTGCGGAGGCGGGCGAACGTGTCGCGGTGCTTCCGATGGACGGCTTCCACTTGGACAATGCCGTCCTTCAGGAGAAGGGGCTGCTCGCCCGCAAGGGGGCGCCCGAGACCTTCGATGTGCGGGCATTCCTGTCGACGCTTGCCGCGGTCCGGGCCGATGACGGCGAGGTGTTGGTGCCGGTCTTCGACCGTTCCCGCGAATTGGCGATCGCCTCGGCGAGGATCATCGCCTCGCAGACGCGCATCGTTCTCGTCGAGGGCAACTATCTTCTCCTCGACGAAGCGCCCTGGACAGGGCTCGACGGCCTCTTCGATTTTTCGGTCTTCATCGATCCGGGCATCGACGTGCTCGAGCAGCGCTTGCTGAAGCGCTGGCACGATCACGGCTATGACGACGAGACGGCGCGCAGCAAGGCCATGGGCAACGATATACCGAACGCCCGCCGCGTTCTTGGCCGCTGCCGCCCCGCAAATCTCGTGATTTCGGAATTCTGACTGATGCCATTGTATTCGGCGGCGAAATGATGATATCGAGGCGCGGTTTCACCACATGAGTCAACGCCCTTTGAAGCGCACCGGCCGATGCACCAGCGCCGCACGCGCGGAGCGGGTGCGAGCGGCGGGAGAACGCTGACATGCAAGAGCTCGTAATCAGACGCCCGGACGATTGGCATCTGCATCTTCGCGACGGCGGCATGCTGCGCGGCGTCATCGCCGACACGAGCCGCCATTTCGCGCGCGCCATCATCATGCCAAATCTTGTGCCGCCGGTAGTCACATCCGCCGATGCGTCAGCGTACCGAGAGCGCATCCTCGCCGCCACACCCGCTGACCACAGCTTCGAGCCGTTGATGACGCTCTATCTCACCGAGGGCACCGATCCGCACGACGTGGAGGCGGGTTTCAAAAGCGGCCTCGTCAAGGCGGTGAAGCTCTATCCGGCCGGTGCGACGACCAATTCGTCGAGTGGCGTGCGGGACATCGAAAAGGCGATGCCGGTGCTCGAGCGCATGGCCGAGATCGGTGCACCACTCTGCGTCCATGGCGAGGTCACGACGGCGGATGTGGACATCTTCGATCGCGAGGCCGTGTTCATCGAAAAGGTCCTCGATCCGCTGCGCCGCCGCCTGCCGGAACTGAGAGTCACCATGGAACACGTGACGACGAAGGATGGCATCGACTATATCAAGGCGTCGAAGGCCAATCTCGCCGGCTCCATCACCACCCATCACCTGATCATCAACCGCAACGCCATTCTCGTTGGCGGCATCAAGCCGCACTATTACTGCCTGCCGGTCGCCAAGCGCGAAACGCATCGACTGGCGCTGAGGGCGGCGGCGGTCTCCGCTGACAGGCGCTTCTTCCTCGGCACCGATTCCGCTCCGCATGCCGATCCGCTGAAGGAATGCGCCTGTGGCTGCGCCGGGATCTACACCTCGATCAACACCTTGAGCTGCCTTGCGCATGTCTTCGAGGAAGAGGGCGCGCTCGACCGGCTGGAGGCCTTCACCTCGCTGAACGGCCCCGCCTGGTACGGCCTGGCGGCCAACGAGGAGAAGATCACGCTGCGCAAGCAGCAAGAACCCGTGCGCTACCCAGCCAAGATCGAGACGGAAGCGGGTCCCGTCACAGTTTTCGACCCGATGTTCCCGCTCTACTGGGCGGTCGTCTGATCGGGTTTTGGGGGCGTGACGTCCGGTCACGCCAGGCAAGGAGAGGTCATGTTTTCAAACGCGTTCACCGAAAAGGCGGTGATGGCCGAACTGCTCGCGAAGATGCTTTGGGAAATCAAGGCCGTACACTTCCGTGCGGATGAGCCCTACAAGCTCGCCTCCGGCATGGCGAGCCCCGTCTATATCGATTGCCGCAAGCTGATCTCCTATCCGCGCATCCGCTCGGCGGTCATGGATTTCGCCGCCGCGACGATCCTGAGCGAGGCCGGCTTAGAGCAGTTCGACGTGGTTGCGGGCGGCGAAACCGCCGGCATTCCCTTTGCTGCAATGCTCGCCGAGCGCCTCGGTCTTCCGATGATCTACGTGCGCAAGGCACCAAAGGGGCATGGCCGCAACGCCCAGATCGAGGGTCACATGCCCGAGGGCGCGCGCGTGCTCGTAATCGAGGACCTGACGACCGCGGGTGGTTCGATGTTCAAGTTCATTGATGCGATCCGGGCGGCCGGCGGCATCGTCGAGCATGGCATCGCCCTCTTCTATTATGACATTTTCCCGGAAGCGCGTGCCAATATGAAATCCAAGGGCGTCGACCTCCATTACATCGCCACCTGGCGCAACGTGCTTGCGGTCGCCCGTAAGCAAGCTCTCTTCGACGAGAATACGCTGAACGAGGTGGAGGTCTTCCTCAATGCGCCGCTCGACTGGTCGGCCCGCAATGGCGGCGTCAGTGCCCTGGCGGTCCAGTAACGGCCCGCTCTAATTAAATTACCCACCAGGGAGGACAGTCATGATCGTTTGCTGCGGAGAAGCCTTGATCGACATGCTGCCGCGTGAGACGCCGACGGGGGAAAGCGCCTTTGCGCCCTATGCGGGAGGCGCGATTTTCAACACGGCCATTGCCCTTGGGCGGCTCGGTATCCCCACCGGCTTCTTCACCGGCCTTTCCGATGACATGTTCGGCGACATACTGCGCGAGACGCTGAAGGCTGCGAATGTCGATTTCAGCCCCTCTGCCACCCTGCCGCTGCACACGACGCTTGCCTTCGTGAAGCTTGTCGGCGGCCATGCGAGCTATGCCTTTTTCGACGAGAACACGGCCGGGCGGATGATTACCATCGATCATCTGCCGGCCCTTGGCTGGCCCTGCGAGGCGCTGCATTTCGGTGCCATCAGCCTCATCCCGGAGCCGTGCGGCTCGACATATGAGGCACTGATGCGGCAGGAGCACGAGAAGCGGGTGATCTCCTTTGATCCGAATATCCGCCCGGGCTTTATCACGGACCGGGAGGCCCATCTTGCCCGCATGAACCGCATGGCAGCGATGTCGGACATCGTCAAGTTCTCCGACGAGGATCTCGCCTGGTTCGGCATGGAAGGAAGCCATGATGCGCTCGCGGCCGAATGGCTGACGCGCGGTCCTGAGCTGGTGCTGATCACCAAGGGCGCGGATGGCGCGGTGGGCTATACGCGCGACCACAAGGTCGAAGTCGCGGGCGAGCGGGTGGCCGTGGTCGACACGGTGGGCGCCGGCGACACTTTCGACGCCGGCGTGCTGGCCTCGCTGAAGCTTAACAATCGGCTGACGAAGCAATCCGTGGCGAGCCTTGACGAGGCAGCCGTTCGCGACGCCCTGACGCTCGGCGCCAAGGCCGCGGCCGTCACGGTTTCGCGCGCCGGCGCAAATCCACCCTGGCGGCACGAAATCGGACTCTGATTAGCGCATCGGCACGAATATCGGATCCGATTTTCGGTAAGCACGATGCATAGAGTCAGGGAGTTACAGCGTCCTTTGTGCGTCCCGAAGGACGCACGGCGCTGTAGCGGGAAAATACAACCGATCGAACGAGCGAGGCGCCGAATCGGCGCCTCGAATTGTTTCCGATCAACGCGACGCCTTCAGAAGCGCGGCAACGAGACCGGCCGTCGAGGAGTCGTGGCCTTCGGCGCTCTCCTCTCCTTCGACCACCGGCAGCAGGCCGGTCGCGAGTTCCTTGCCGAGTTCGACGCCCCACTGGTCGAAGGAGTTGATGTTGAAGAGCGCGCCTTCGACGAAGACGCGGTGTTCGTAAAGCGCGATCAAACGGCCGAGCGCGAAGGGGTCGAGCTGGTCATAGACGAAGGTAAGCGACGGCCGATTGCCGGTGAAGACGCGGTGCGGTGCGATCCGGTCGGCCTTTGCCTCATCCATGCCCTTGGCGGTGAGCTGTGCCTTCGCCTCGGCAAGGGTGCGGCCCTTCATCAGAGCTTCTGATTGTGCCAGGCAGTTGGCGATCAGGAGTTCGTGCTGGTGGCGCAGTTCCTTTTCATGCCCGTTCGCGGCGATCATGAACTCGGCCGGAACAATGTCCGTGCCCTGGTGGAGGAGCTGGTAGAAGGCATGTTGTCCGTTGGTGCCGGGCTCTCCCCAGACGACCGGTCCGGTCGCAAATTCGACCGGCGCGCTATCGAGCGTGACGGCCTTGCCGTTCGATTCCATATCGAGTTGCTGCAGATAGGCGGGGAAGCGCGAGAGGCGCTGGTCGTAGGGCAGGATCGCCCGTGACGGGTAGCCGAGCACGTTGCGATGGTAGAAGCCGATCAGGCCAAGCAGCATCGGTATGTTTTCGCGAACCGGTGCGCTGCGGAAATGCTCGTCTATCGTATGGCCGCCGTCGAGGAACCGGCCGAAATTCTCCTTGCCAATCGCAATCATCAAAGGCAGGCCGATGGCTGACCAGATGGAGTAGCGACCGCCGACCCAGTCCCAGAAGCCGAAGACGCGAGAGGCGTCGATGCCAAAAGCGGCGACCTTGTCGAGCGCCGTCGAAACGGCCGCAAAGTGATTGCCGACGGCCGCTTCGCCGAGCTTGTCGGCAATGAAGGCACGGGCCGTTGCAGCATTGGTCATGGTTTCGATCGTCGTGAAGGTCTTGGAGGCGACGATGAAAAGTGAGGTTTCGGGGTCGAGGAGCTTCAGCGTATCGGCAATATGGGCAGCGTCGACATTGGACACGAAGTGAAGCCGCGGGCCATCATGGAAGGGCGCAAGCGCGAGCGTCGCCATCACCGGACCGAGATCCGAACCGCCGATGCCGATATTGACTACGTCGGTTATTTTCCTGCCCGTTGCGCCTTTCAGGCTGCCGGACCGCACGCCGTCGGCAAAGCCGCCCATCGCCGTAAGCACGGCATTGACGTCGGGCATGACATCCTTGCCGTCGACGAGGACCGGTCGGTTCGCCCGGTTTCTGAGCGCCGTGTGCAGCACGGCGCGTTCCTCGGTGATGTTGATGATGTCGCCGCGGAACATGGCGTCGCGCTTGTCTTCGACCCTTGCGGCCTTCGCCAGCGCATCGAGCCCGTCGAGAATCCGGTCGTTCACTGCGCATTTCGAATAATCGAAGAGGAAATCGTCGAGCCGCGTGCTGAAGCGGGAAAAGCGGTTCGGATCGGCCGCGAAGGCGGCGCGGATATCGGTTGCATCGGTCACGCGTGCAGTGGCTTTCAGGCTTTCGACAAGCGCTTTCATCGCAGGGCTCCTTGCATCGGAATGGGCTGCGATAGCTAGTCGGTTTAACCGCGGCAAATCAAGGGCGAGTGTGCGCTGCAGCGAAAAAAGGCCGCCCGCCGACGGCCTTCGACGCGGTCGGTGCTCCGTCGGTCTCGGCTAACCGCGCAAGTCCTTGCGCAGGATCTTGCCGACATTCGATTTCGGCAATTCGGGGCGGAATTCGACGAATTTCGGCCGCTTGTAATTTGTCAGGTTCTCGGCGCAGTGGCGCTTGACGTCTTCTTCCGTGAGGTCCTGGTCCTTGCGCACGACGAAGAGCTTGACGGCTTCGCCCGAATGCGGGTCGGCAACGCCGATAGCGGCGCATTCCAGAATGCCCGGATGAGTTACCACGACCTCCTCGATCTCGTTGGGGAAGACGTTGAAGCCGGAAACGAGGATCATGTCCTTCTTCCGGTCGACGATCTTCACAAGCCCGGCGGCATTCATGAAACCGACATCGCCGGTGCGGAAGAAGCCGTCCGGCGAGATCGCCCTTGCCGTTTCGTCGGGACGCTGCCAGTAGCCGGCCATCACCTGAGGACCGCGGATGCAGATTTCGCCGATCTCTCCGACGGGCAACGTCTGGCCGTCATCGCCGCGAACTTGCACTTCGGTTGAGGGCAAGGGTATTCCGATCGTACCGGTGAACTCGTCTGTGTCGAGCCGGTTGGCGGTGGCGACCGGTGAGGTCTCAGACAGTCCGTAACCCTCGTGGATCGGGCAGCCGGTCATCTGCAGCCAGCGTTCCGCGACGGGTCTCTGAACCGCCATGCCGCCGCCGAAGGTCAGGATCAGAGAGGAGAAGTCGAGCTTCTGAAACTCGGGATTGTTCATCAGTGCATTGAACAGCGTATTGAGACCCGGGAAGATGTTTGTCCGGTGCTTGCCGAGTTCCTTGACGAAGGCTGGAATGTCGCGCGGATTGGGGATCAGGATGTTGTTGCCGCCGAGCGCCAACCCCATCAGCGAATTCACCGTCAGCGCGAAGATGTGATAAAGCGGCAGCGCGCACATGAACGTCAGGCTCTCCGGGCGCGGCTTGCGCAGAAAGGCCGTGTTCAGCCAGATCTCCATCTGCGCCATGTTGGAGAGAAGATTGGCATGGGTGAGGGCGGCGCCCTTGGAAACCCCGGTCGTGCCGCCGGTATATTGCAGGAAGGCGACGTCCCCCAGGGCGACATTAGGTTTCCTGAGCGTGAGCGCCGCGCTCTTGGCGAGGACCGCCTTGAAGGAGACGTGACCCGGGATCGACCAGGCTGGCACGAGCTTCTTCACCCGGCGCACGACGAGGTTGACGAGCAGGCCCTTGACGCCGAGCATATCACCCATAGTGGCGACGACCACATGCTTGACCTCGGTACGGGCGACCACCTGCTCGACCGTGTGGGCGAAGTTTTCCAGGACGAATATCGCCTTGGCGCCGGCATCGACGAGCTGATGCTCGAGTTCGCGGGGCGTATAGAGCGGATTGATGTTCACCACGGTGTAGCCGGCCCGCAGGATACCGTAGACGATTACGGGGTTCTGCAAAATGTTCGGCAGCATCACGGCAACCCGGTCGCCCTTTTCGAGGCCCAGCGACTGCAGCCAGGCGCCTATCCTGCCGGAATAGGCATTCAGATCGGCGAAGGTCAGGGATTTGCCCATGCAGGTAAAGGCCGGACGCCAGGAATATCGCGCAACCGCGTGGTCGAAGAATGCGTCGATCGATTGATAGGCAAGCGGACTGATTTCGGCGGGCACGCCCGGCGGATAGGAATTGAGCCAGATCTTTTCCTTGCTGGACCCCGTCTGTTGCATGCTAGCTTCCGCCATGCCCTCTCTCCCTCTGGTCGCCAACGAACTGCTGTGCTCACGGCGAAGGAAAATCCCTCCAGATTCCCCTCCGTCGAAGATGCTGCTTTTACTGCACTTCTTCAAGCAGTATTCCCGATTATATTACTTTGACGTAAACGTCAACAAAGCCAAATGCCGTACGGGTCGTGATCCCGCCTAAATCTGCCTGTCATGTGCTTCCGCTAGAGGAGTTGGGAATGCGACGGTACGAACCCGGCGATTTTTGAAGAGACCACGATGAAAAGCGAGTTGATTAGGCCGTCGATCAGGACGATCTATTGCCTGCTTTCTTTAATCGAAACCTTTTCAAGGGAGCATGCGGGACGTCTTGCCGGAAAGGCGACGCCCTGGCAGTGCCGGGAGCGAATGAACGCGGCCGGCGGGAGACGGGCTGGCAAGGGCGTGGGTTTGCTGTAATGTTCCTGAAAGACGGAGGAATGCAGGTGCAATTGGGCAATCGCGAGCGAGAGAATCTCCCGGCGGAGCCGCGGCTCTTCGGGCAGCCGGCCCATGCGCGCTCAGCCCTTGTCCTG is drawn from Sinorhizobium sojae CCBAU 05684 and contains these coding sequences:
- a CDS encoding carbohydrate kinase family protein: MIVCCGEALIDMLPRETPTGESAFAPYAGGAIFNTAIALGRLGIPTGFFTGLSDDMFGDILRETLKAANVDFSPSATLPLHTTLAFVKLVGGHASYAFFDENTAGRMITIDHLPALGWPCEALHFGAISLIPEPCGSTYEALMRQEHEKRVISFDPNIRPGFITDREAHLARMNRMAAMSDIVKFSDEDLAWFGMEGSHDALAAEWLTRGPELVLITKGADGAVGYTRDHKVEVAGERVAVVDTVGAGDTFDAGVLASLKLNNRLTKQSVASLDEAAVRDALTLGAKAAAVTVSRAGANPPWRHEIGL
- the pgi gene encoding glucose-6-phosphate isomerase; this encodes MKALVESLKATARVTDATDIRAAFAADPNRFSRFSTRLDDFLFDYSKCAVNDRILDGLDALAKAARVEDKRDAMFRGDIINITEERAVLHTALRNRANRPVLVDGKDVMPDVNAVLTAMGGFADGVRSGSLKGATGRKITDVVNIGIGGSDLGPVMATLALAPFHDGPRLHFVSNVDAAHIADTLKLLDPETSLFIVASKTFTTIETMTNAATARAFIADKLGEAAVGNHFAAVSTALDKVAAFGIDASRVFGFWDWVGGRYSIWSAIGLPLMIAIGKENFGRFLDGGHTIDEHFRSAPVRENIPMLLGLIGFYHRNVLGYPSRAILPYDQRLSRFPAYLQQLDMESNGKAVTLDSAPVEFATGPVVWGEPGTNGQHAFYQLLHQGTDIVPAEFMIAANGHEKELRHQHELLIANCLAQSEALMKGRTLAEAKAQLTAKGMDEAKADRIAPHRVFTGNRPSLTFVYDQLDPFALGRLIALYEHRVFVEGALFNINSFDQWGVELGKELATGLLPVVEGEESAEGHDSSTAGLVAALLKASR
- a CDS encoding nucleoside triphosphate hydrolase, which gives rise to MNLQSLRDEILKRAAHAGRFIVAIAGPPGSGKSTLSETLAVSIAEAGERVAVLPMDGFHLDNAVLQEKGLLARKGAPETFDVRAFLSTLAAVRADDGEVLVPVFDRSRELAIASARIIASQTRIVLVEGNYLLLDEAPWTGLDGLFDFSVFIDPGIDVLEQRLLKRWHDHGYDDETARSKAMGNDIPNARRVLGRCRPANLVISEF
- a CDS encoding long-chain fatty acid--CoA ligase → MAEASMQQTGSSKEKIWLNSYPPGVPAEISPLAYQSIDAFFDHAVARYSWRPAFTCMGKSLTFADLNAYSGRIGAWLQSLGLEKGDRVAVMLPNILQNPVIVYGILRAGYTVVNINPLYTPRELEHQLVDAGAKAIFVLENFAHTVEQVVARTEVKHVVVATMGDMLGVKGLLVNLVVRRVKKLVPAWSIPGHVSFKAVLAKSAALTLRKPNVALGDVAFLQYTGGTTGVSKGAALTHANLLSNMAQMEIWLNTAFLRKPRPESLTFMCALPLYHIFALTVNSLMGLALGGNNILIPNPRDIPAFVKELGKHRTNIFPGLNTLFNALMNNPEFQKLDFSSLILTFGGGMAVQRPVAERWLQMTGCPIHEGYGLSETSPVATANRLDTDEFTGTIGIPLPSTEVQVRGDDGQTLPVGEIGEICIRGPQVMAGYWQRPDETARAISPDGFFRTGDVGFMNAAGLVKIVDRKKDMILVSGFNVFPNEIEEVVVTHPGILECAAIGVADPHSGEAVKLFVVRKDQDLTEEDVKRHCAENLTNYKRPKFVEFRPELPKSNVGKILRKDLRG
- the pyrC gene encoding dihydroorotase encodes the protein MQELVIRRPDDWHLHLRDGGMLRGVIADTSRHFARAIIMPNLVPPVVTSADASAYRERILAATPADHSFEPLMTLYLTEGTDPHDVEAGFKSGLVKAVKLYPAGATTNSSSGVRDIEKAMPVLERMAEIGAPLCVHGEVTTADVDIFDREAVFIEKVLDPLRRRLPELRVTMEHVTTKDGIDYIKASKANLAGSITTHHLIINRNAILVGGIKPHYYCLPVAKRETHRLALRAAAVSADRRFFLGTDSAPHADPLKECACGCAGIYTSINTLSCLAHVFEEEGALDRLEAFTSLNGPAWYGLAANEEKITLRKQQEPVRYPAKIETEAGPVTVFDPMFPLYWAVV
- a CDS encoding orotate phosphoribosyltransferase, which translates into the protein MFSNAFTEKAVMAELLAKMLWEIKAVHFRADEPYKLASGMASPVYIDCRKLISYPRIRSAVMDFAAATILSEAGLEQFDVVAGGETAGIPFAAMLAERLGLPMIYVRKAPKGHGRNAQIEGHMPEGARVLVIEDLTTAGGSMFKFIDAIRAAGGIVEHGIALFYYDIFPEARANMKSKGVDLHYIATWRNVLAVARKQALFDENTLNEVEVFLNAPLDWSARNGGVSALAVQ
- a CDS encoding ATP-binding cassette domain-containing protein, which codes for MAQEPILSARGLVKRYGRVTALDHADFDLYPGEILAVIGDNGAGKSSMIKAISGAVTPDEGEIRLEGKPVHFRSPMDARKAGIETVYQNLALSPALSIADNMFLGREIRKPGIMGKWFRSLDRAAMEKQARDKLSELGLMTIQNINQAVETLSGGQRQGVAVARAAAFGSKVVIMDEPTAALGVKESRRVLELILDVRRRGLPIVLISHNMPHVFEVADRIHIHRLGRRLCIIDPKEHTMSDAVAFMTGAKAPPGEARAA